In Paraburkholderia terrae, a genomic segment contains:
- a CDS encoding thiolase family protein has translation MNAREIVIAYPVRTPIGAFGGSLKDVPATELGSVVIRETLRRSGLNVKDLSSVVMGNVIQAGNKMNPARQAAMGGGVPIPVPALTVNRVCGSGAQAIVSAAQEIALGFGDVAIAGGMENMDRAPYLLESGRWGSRMGNVQMHDSMLRDGLVDAFSDEHSGWHTEDVATKAALTRVVQDEWAARSQQRFVAAQERGVFAAELVSVEVKGRKGTTEFARDEQPRPDTKVETLAKLRPAFRPDGTITAGNAPGLNSGAAAMIVAARDYADTHGLESSARLVSFGVAAVEPGMFGLGPVPAVPIALERAGWKLSDVERIEINEAFAAVPLAVSQKLGIPHDIINVEGGAIAHGHPIGATGAILATRLIHSMRRDGLKRGVVTLCIGGGQGIALALEIV, from the coding sequence ATGAATGCTCGTGAAATAGTGATTGCGTACCCCGTCAGAACGCCAATCGGCGCATTTGGCGGATCTTTGAAGGACGTACCTGCGACGGAGCTTGGATCGGTCGTGATACGTGAAACTTTGCGGCGCAGTGGGCTGAACGTCAAAGACTTGTCCTCGGTGGTGATGGGAAATGTAATCCAGGCGGGTAACAAGATGAATCCGGCGCGACAAGCAGCAATGGGAGGCGGCGTACCCATACCAGTGCCAGCGTTGACGGTGAATCGCGTGTGTGGATCAGGCGCACAAGCGATTGTGTCGGCAGCGCAAGAGATTGCGCTCGGGTTCGGCGACGTAGCCATTGCAGGCGGGATGGAGAATATGGACCGGGCGCCGTATCTGCTGGAAAGCGGCCGCTGGGGCAGCCGTATGGGCAATGTGCAGATGCACGACAGTATGTTGCGCGATGGACTCGTTGATGCTTTTTCCGACGAGCACTCCGGTTGGCACACCGAAGACGTTGCGACGAAGGCCGCGCTGACGCGAGTCGTGCAGGACGAGTGGGCTGCACGTTCCCAGCAACGCTTTGTCGCCGCCCAGGAGCGCGGCGTATTCGCTGCAGAACTGGTCTCAGTCGAAGTCAAGGGGCGCAAGGGAACAACGGAGTTCGCACGCGACGAGCAGCCCCGGCCTGACACCAAAGTCGAGACCCTCGCGAAATTGCGTCCCGCCTTTCGCCCCGATGGCACGATCACGGCCGGTAACGCGCCCGGACTCAATAGTGGAGCTGCGGCCATGATTGTGGCAGCGCGTGACTATGCGGACACGCACGGACTCGAATCTTCCGCGCGTCTCGTTTCGTTTGGTGTCGCGGCCGTCGAGCCTGGCATGTTCGGCCTCGGCCCTGTGCCGGCAGTTCCGATTGCGCTTGAGCGCGCCGGCTGGAAGTTAAGCGATGTCGAGCGCATCGAGATCAACGAAGCGTTTGCTGCTGTACCGCTCGCAGTTTCGCAAAAACTTGGTATCCCCCACGACATCATCAACGTCGAAGGCGGCGCGATCGCGCATGGTCACCCTATTGGCGCGACAGGGGCAATACTTGCCACTCGGCTCATTCATTCGATGCGCCGTGACGGCCTGAAGCGCGGCGTTGTGACGCTCTGTATCGGTGGCGGACAAGGCATTGCGTTGGCACTCGAAATTGTCTGA
- a CDS encoding thioredoxin family protein: MPALNPATDSEKIAARLKTPDAVFVACLCADWCGTCREFREGFDRLAEVHPNMCFVWLDVEDHADRFDDLDVENFPTMLIQDSEATRFFGTVLPQASIVERMLTEISTLPDVANAPLLRLALATDQSAGIGV; the protein is encoded by the coding sequence ATGCCTGCATTGAATCCCGCCACCGATTCGGAAAAAATCGCCGCGCGGCTCAAAACGCCCGACGCTGTCTTTGTCGCCTGCCTGTGCGCCGACTGGTGCGGAACCTGTCGCGAATTCCGGGAAGGATTCGACAGGTTGGCAGAGGTACACCCCAATATGTGCTTCGTATGGCTCGACGTTGAAGACCATGCGGACCGCTTCGACGACCTCGACGTTGAAAATTTCCCGACCATGCTCATTCAAGACTCGGAAGCGACACGATTCTTTGGCACGGTACTTCCTCAGGCATCGATCGTCGAGCGCATGCTGACAGAAATATCCACGCTGCCTGACGTGGCCAACGCCCCGCTGCTGCGCCTGGCCCTCGCCACAGATCAGTCTGCTGGAATAGGAGTGTGA